A portion of the Paenibacillus sp. PvR098 genome contains these proteins:
- a CDS encoding YigZ family protein, with the protein MLMQYRTVKRFGSAEIVIKKSRFIGYAKPVESEDEAIAFIESIKKEHWNATHNCSAYMIGERDEIQRASDDGEPSGTAGKPILEVIKNQGMKNVAVVVTRYFGGILLGAGGLVRAYTDGAVVGLAAAEPVYKVLHSEVMVEIDYTWHGKVENELRNRGTLMGETSFTDKVTLTCLPLAEEAERFILWMTDITQGQAAIVEGESRFVDHAELP; encoded by the coding sequence ATGCTCATGCAGTACAGAACGGTAAAGCGTTTCGGTTCGGCGGAGATCGTTATCAAAAAATCGCGTTTTATCGGCTATGCGAAGCCGGTGGAGTCGGAAGACGAAGCGATCGCTTTTATCGAAAGCATCAAGAAGGAGCATTGGAATGCTACGCATAACTGCTCGGCTTATATGATCGGAGAGCGGGATGAAATCCAGAGAGCGTCGGATGACGGAGAACCGAGCGGAACGGCCGGAAAGCCAATTCTGGAAGTCATCAAGAATCAGGGTATGAAGAATGTCGCCGTCGTTGTCACCCGCTATTTTGGCGGTATCCTGCTTGGAGCGGGCGGCTTGGTACGCGCTTATACCGACGGAGCAGTGGTCGGACTGGCCGCAGCGGAGCCGGTGTATAAGGTACTGCACAGTGAAGTAATGGTGGAGATCGATTACACCTGGCACGGCAAAGTAGAGAACGAGCTGAGGAACCGTGGGACGCTGATGGGTGAAACGTCGTTCACCGATAAGGTAACATTGACCTGTTTGCCGCTGGCCGAGGAGGCGGAGCGCTTCATCCTTTGGATGACGGATATCACTCAGGGACAGGCTGCGATCGTTGAAGGGGAATCGCGTTTCGTAGATCATGCTGAGCTCCCGTAA
- a CDS encoding TetR/AcrR family transcriptional regulator, with protein MARKAVAQELSRERILEEARQLFVEHGYHALTMRSIAKTMGYSHGALYYHFSEKAELFYALVTDDFHMLLERQKDMLRRTRLGDLGQLEKLMFEFIRFGLENPNHYEIMFMIKDPELQRYSRTEQAECLDLFATVVRSVVSKQPESDKKMYSLPWSLFMSMHGFISYNIRYNQSFEDVKKLAEQHVKYLCEGLQG; from the coding sequence TTGGCCAGGAAAGCGGTTGCACAGGAGCTAAGCCGTGAGCGAATCTTGGAGGAGGCGAGACAGCTTTTTGTCGAGCACGGGTATCATGCATTAACAATGCGGAGTATCGCAAAGACAATGGGGTATAGTCATGGGGCATTATACTATCATTTTAGCGAGAAGGCGGAGCTGTTCTACGCATTGGTTACCGACGATTTCCATATGCTGCTGGAGCGGCAGAAAGACATGCTTAGGCGCACCCGCTTGGGTGATCTGGGGCAGCTTGAGAAGCTGATGTTCGAATTTATCCGCTTCGGGCTGGAGAATCCGAACCATTACGAAATTATGTTTATGATCAAGGATCCTGAGCTGCAGCGTTATTCCCGCACGGAACAGGCGGAGTGTCTGGATCTGTTCGCAACGGTTGTACGCTCGGTCGTTTCCAAGCAGCCGGAAAGTGATAAGAAGATGTACAGCTTGCCATGGAGCTTGTTCATGTCAATGCACGGATTCATTTCTTATAATATTCGTTATAATCAATCGTTTGAAGATGTCAAAAAGTTGGCGGAACAGCATGTCAAATATTTGTGCGAGGGGCTGCAAGGATAA